One part of the Raphanus sativus cultivar WK10039 chromosome 7, ASM80110v3, whole genome shotgun sequence genome encodes these proteins:
- the LOC108816156 gene encoding omega-hydroxypalmitate O-feruloyl transferase, with product MGAENNNKEVTLSASVENNNNNNMKGANIHLEVFQKEPAALVKPESETPKGLYFLSNLDQNIAVIVRTIYCFKSEERGNEDAVQVIKKALSQVLVHYYPLSGRLTISPEGKLAVDCTEEGVVFVEAEATCKMDEIGDITKPDPETLGKLVYDVVDAKNILEVPPVTAQVTKFKCGGFVLGLCMNHCMFDGIGAMEFVNSWGQVARGLPLTTPPFTDRTILSARNPPKIENLHQEFEEIEDKSNINSLYTKEPTLHRSFCFDPEKIKKLKLQATENSESLLGNSCTTFEALSAFVWRARTKSLKMLTDQKTKLLFAVDGRAKFEPQLPKGYFGNGIVLTNSICEAGELTEKPLSYAVGLVREAIKMVTDGYMRSAIDYFEVTRARPSLSSTLLITTWSRLGFHTTDFGWGEPILSGPVALPEKEVTLFLSHGEQRRSINVLLGLPASAMDVFQEQFLQI from the exons ATG GGTGCGGAAAACAACAACAAGGAAGTGACACTCTCTGCTTCAgtggagaacaacaacaacaacaacatgaaagGAGCAAACATTCATCTCGAGGTTTTTCAAAAGGAACCAGCTGCTTTGGTCAAACCCGAATCCGAGACACCAAAGGGTCTTTACTTCTTGTCGAATCTTGATCAAAACATCGCCGTGATCGTTCGTACAATATACTGTTTCAAATCTGAGGAGAGAGGAAACGAGGATGCAGTACAAGTGATTAAGAAAGCTCTGAGTCAAGTACTTGTTCATTACTACCCTCTTTCTGGACGTCTCACCATAAGTCCTGAAG GTAAACTCGCTGTGGACTGTACTGAAGAAGGAGTTGTGTTTGTTGAAGCTGAAGCAACCTGTAAGATGGATGAGATTGGTGACATCACCAAACCAGACCCCGAAACATTAGGGAAACTTGTCTATGATGTTGTAGACGCCAAGAATATTCTTGAAGTCCCTCCTGTTACTGCTCAG GTGACTAAATTCAAGTGTGGAGGGTTTGTTCTTGGACTCTGTATGAACCATTGTATGTTCGATGGTATTGGAGCTATGGAGTTTGTTAACTCATGGGGTCAAGTCGCTAGAGGCTTACCATTAACAACTCCTCCTTTCACGGACAGAACCATTCTCAGTGCAAGAAACCCTCCAAAGATCGAGAATCTTCACCAAGAATTCGAAGAGATCGAAGATAAATCCAACATCAACTCTCTTTACACCAAAGAGCCAACTCTCCATAGATCCTTCTGCTTTGACCCAGAGAAAATCAAGAAACTTAAGCTCCAAGCAACAGAGAACAGTGAATCTCTCCTTGGTAACTCCTGTACAACTTTCGAAGCTTTGTCTGCTTTTGTGTGGAGAGCAAGAACCAAGTCATTGAAGATGTTGACTGATCAGAAAACGAAGCTTCTCTTCGCCGTTGATGGTAGAGCCAAGTTTGAGCCTCAATTGCCAAAAGGGTACTTCGGGAATGGAATAGTTCTCACAAACTCAATCTGTGAAGCTGGAGAGCTAACCGAGAAACCTTTGAGTTACGCTGTTGGATTAGTAAGAGAAGCCATTAAGATGGTAACTGATGGATATATGAGATCTGCCATTGATTATTTTGAGGTAACAAGAGCAAGACCATCTCTTTCTTCCACTCTTTTGATCACTACATGGTCGAGATTGGGTTTCCATACCACGGATTTCGGTTGGGGAGAACCGATTTTGTCCGGTCCAGTAGCTTTGCCTGAGAAAGAAGTGACTCTGTTTCTGTCTCATGGAGAACAAAGGAGAAGCATCAATGTGCTTCTTGGACTTCCTGCTTCAGCCATGGATGTGTTTCAAGAACAGTTTTTACAGATATGA
- the LOC108814587 gene encoding uncharacterized protein LOC108814587 isoform X1, which yields MKKILKLVDMEKKLIMLMLLLQLLSLNSLSLVQSSSKPTANITVTGLVYCDVCSTNSFSKHSYFMPAGVEVRIICRFKTASSKTREMITFSANRTTNELGLYKVDIKSVEGVSCATEANKDSLVASCQASLIGSSSDSCNVPGYKTTTEQVKSKRSNLCVYRFTSLNFRPFKKNIDLCGKQ from the exons ATGAAAAAGATTCTGAAGCTTGTGGACATGGAAAAGAAACTGATAATGCTAATGTTGCTTCTGCAACTTCTGTCCTTAAACTCTTTGTCTCTGGTTCAGTCCTCATCCAAACCAACTGCAAATATCACTGTAACGGGTCTTGTTTATTGCGATGTCTGTTCCACCAACAGTTTCTCCAAACACAGCTACTTCATGCCCG CAGGTGTGGAAGTGAGAATAATCTGCAGATTTAAGACAGCTTCATCAAAAACTAGGGAGATGATCACGTTCTCTGCAAATCGAACCACGAACGAGCTTGGACTCTACAAGGTAGATATAAAATCTGTGGAAGGTGTTTCTTGCGCCACAGAAGCGAACAAAGATTCTCTAGTGGCTTCTTGTCAGGCGAGCTTGATCGGTAGCTCCTCGGATTCCTGCAACGTTCCTGGCTACAAAACTACAACGGAACAGGTTAAGTCCAAGAGGTCTAATCTCTGTGTCTACCGATTCACCTCCTTGAATTTCAGACCGTTTAAGAAGAATATTGACTTGTGTGGCAAGCAATAG
- the LOC108816354 gene encoding UPF0725 protein EMB2204-like isoform X1, translated as MEIGGETIVPWLTTEEGMSNYMRILRESKGFDSCSLLLPCIFTVTENICNNPPCCALVRLYAKMGLHGYNLFQGKNLQFSGVNRYNKSFRPATSSYYITLEAKNPTIGLVQTFQTTVSEVSFGELILSCKVARPYGETNTIHIGEENKRNDQMCISLLGRMMPKLPQHNPFQKTKRSYVLNKSELQDNDCISLYLELAIATTNRHSSREPDLSNLEILEVAIESTQDLEPSEALGSASDAIFYIRYKDLSRVKNDVDRIAIVRRICHQQTGTFRLVGRIKTIPQKNKSSRTSILLKLDLGLYNPWRLSSPRLAQGKRKRGVLLARLRRLHKTVR; from the exons ATGGAGATAGGGGGAGAGACGATAGTGCCGTGGCTCACAACAGAAGAGGGCATGTCTAACTATATGCGAATACTGAGGGAATCCAAG GGGTTCGATAGCTGTAGTTTGTTACTACCATGCATTTTTACAGTAACTGAAAACATCTGTAATAATCCACCTTGTTGTGCCCTTGTCCGCCTTTATGCTAAGATGGGTCTTCACGGTTACAATTTGTTCcag GGGAAAAACTTGCAGTTCAGTGGCGTAAACAGATACAATAAGTCCTTTCGTCCTGCAACTTCATCTTACTACATAACCTTGGAAGCTAAGAATCCAACCATTGGTTTGGTTCAGACTTTTCAGACCACTGTGTCTGAAGTAAGTTTTGGCGAATTGATTTTGAGCTGCAAAGTTGCTAGACCTTATg GGGAAACCAATACAATTCACATAGGTGAGGAAAACAAGAGAAACGATCAAATGTGTATCAGCCTTCTCGGACGTATGATGCCTAAATTGCCGCAACATAATCCATTCCAAAAAACAAAGCGATCTTACGTG CTGAATAAATCAGAGCTACAAGACAATGATTGTATCTCTCTGTATCTCGAACTTGCAATTGCCACGACTAATAGGCACTCTAGCCGCGAACCTGATCTGTCCAATTTGGAGATTCTGGAAGTTGCTATAGAATCCACGCAAGACCTTGAGCCGAGTGAGGCACTTGGCAGCGCCAGTGATGCAATTTTCTACATAAGGTACAAGGACTTGTCTCGGGTTAAAAATGATGTTGATCGCATTGCTATAGTCAGAAGAATCTGCCATCAGCAGACGGGAACTTTTAGACTCGTGGGTCGGATCAAGACGATACCACAGAAGAATAAGAGTTCCCGTACGTCAATTTTGTTAAAGCTGGATTTAGGCCTCTACAATCCATGGCGTTTATCTAGTCCTAGGCTAGCTCAAGGCAAAAGAAAACGTGGAGTTCTCTTGGCTCGGCTCCGCCGTCTTCACAAGACTGTCCGCTAA
- the LOC108814587 gene encoding pollen allergen Che a 1 isoform X2, whose product MKKILKLVDMEKKLIMLMLLLQLLSLNSLSLVQSSSKPTANITVTGLVYCDVCSTNSFSKHSYFMPGVEVRIICRFKTASSKTREMITFSANRTTNELGLYKVDIKSVEGVSCATEANKDSLVASCQASLIGSSSDSCNVPGYKTTTEQVKSKRSNLCVYRFTSLNFRPFKKNIDLCGKQ is encoded by the exons ATGAAAAAGATTCTGAAGCTTGTGGACATGGAAAAGAAACTGATAATGCTAATGTTGCTTCTGCAACTTCTGTCCTTAAACTCTTTGTCTCTGGTTCAGTCCTCATCCAAACCAACTGCAAATATCACTGTAACGGGTCTTGTTTATTGCGATGTCTGTTCCACCAACAGTTTCTCCAAACACAGCTACTTCATGCCCG GTGTGGAAGTGAGAATAATCTGCAGATTTAAGACAGCTTCATCAAAAACTAGGGAGATGATCACGTTCTCTGCAAATCGAACCACGAACGAGCTTGGACTCTACAAGGTAGATATAAAATCTGTGGAAGGTGTTTCTTGCGCCACAGAAGCGAACAAAGATTCTCTAGTGGCTTCTTGTCAGGCGAGCTTGATCGGTAGCTCCTCGGATTCCTGCAACGTTCCTGGCTACAAAACTACAACGGAACAGGTTAAGTCCAAGAGGTCTAATCTCTGTGTCTACCGATTCACCTCCTTGAATTTCAGACCGTTTAAGAAGAATATTGACTTGTGTGGCAAGCAATAG
- the LOC108816354 gene encoding UPF0725 protein EMB2204-like isoform X2 — MEIGGETIVPWLTTEEGMSNYMRILRESKMGLHGYNLFQGKNLQFSGVNRYNKSFRPATSSYYITLEAKNPTIGLVQTFQTTVSEVSFGELILSCKVARPYGETNTIHIGEENKRNDQMCISLLGRMMPKLPQHNPFQKTKRSYVLNKSELQDNDCISLYLELAIATTNRHSSREPDLSNLEILEVAIESTQDLEPSEALGSASDAIFYIRYKDLSRVKNDVDRIAIVRRICHQQTGTFRLVGRIKTIPQKNKSSRTSILLKLDLGLYNPWRLSSPRLAQGKRKRGVLLARLRRLHKTVR; from the exons ATGGAGATAGGGGGAGAGACGATAGTGCCGTGGCTCACAACAGAAGAGGGCATGTCTAACTATATGCGAATACTGAGGGAATCCAAG ATGGGTCTTCACGGTTACAATTTGTTCcag GGGAAAAACTTGCAGTTCAGTGGCGTAAACAGATACAATAAGTCCTTTCGTCCTGCAACTTCATCTTACTACATAACCTTGGAAGCTAAGAATCCAACCATTGGTTTGGTTCAGACTTTTCAGACCACTGTGTCTGAAGTAAGTTTTGGCGAATTGATTTTGAGCTGCAAAGTTGCTAGACCTTATg GGGAAACCAATACAATTCACATAGGTGAGGAAAACAAGAGAAACGATCAAATGTGTATCAGCCTTCTCGGACGTATGATGCCTAAATTGCCGCAACATAATCCATTCCAAAAAACAAAGCGATCTTACGTG CTGAATAAATCAGAGCTACAAGACAATGATTGTATCTCTCTGTATCTCGAACTTGCAATTGCCACGACTAATAGGCACTCTAGCCGCGAACCTGATCTGTCCAATTTGGAGATTCTGGAAGTTGCTATAGAATCCACGCAAGACCTTGAGCCGAGTGAGGCACTTGGCAGCGCCAGTGATGCAATTTTCTACATAAGGTACAAGGACTTGTCTCGGGTTAAAAATGATGTTGATCGCATTGCTATAGTCAGAAGAATCTGCCATCAGCAGACGGGAACTTTTAGACTCGTGGGTCGGATCAAGACGATACCACAGAAGAATAAGAGTTCCCGTACGTCAATTTTGTTAAAGCTGGATTTAGGCCTCTACAATCCATGGCGTTTATCTAGTCCTAGGCTAGCTCAAGGCAAAAGAAAACGTGGAGTTCTCTTGGCTCGGCTCCGCCGTCTTCACAAGACTGTCCGCTAA